In one Vulgatibacter incomptus genomic region, the following are encoded:
- a CDS encoding glycosyltransferase family 2 protein, protein MAAWVFWLSALGLLHTYLLYPLILVALDAWAGILDDLRYLGGGRDRRKRPEPLSLPTVSLVVAAWNEAKVIGAKLQNSLELDYPEEKLEIVIGSDGSDDGTDAIVAACPDPRVRLDGSDRRTGKIGVLKRVVPQARGEILVFSDANTILDSAAIRKLVRHFDDPSVGCVCGRLRLFNPRSETYEESAYWRYESFLKLREGRRGAVMGANGGIYALRRSLFPDMPADTVVEDFVVACRTLLRGYDVIYDPEALAWEETAEDYAQERARRVRIAAGNFQALGLVGGLLHPREGFAAFAFFSHKLLRWLAPLFLVGLFVSSLLSSGRPFYSLALGAQLLFYWLALIGFVARLHGPIGRLGSFARYFVEMNVGMAQGFFRWASRSQKVTWQRTARV, encoded by the coding sequence ATGGCGGCGTGGGTCTTCTGGCTGAGTGCCCTCGGGCTGCTGCACACCTATCTGCTCTATCCGTTGATCCTCGTGGCCCTCGACGCGTGGGCCGGGATCCTCGACGACCTCCGCTACCTGGGCGGGGGCCGGGATCGCAGGAAGCGCCCCGAGCCGCTCTCCCTGCCGACGGTCTCCCTCGTCGTGGCCGCCTGGAACGAGGCGAAGGTCATAGGCGCCAAGCTCCAGAACAGCCTGGAGCTCGACTACCCCGAGGAGAAGCTCGAGATCGTGATCGGCTCGGACGGCTCCGACGACGGCACCGACGCGATCGTGGCGGCCTGCCCCGATCCGAGGGTCCGCCTGGACGGCTCCGACCGGCGGACGGGAAAGATCGGCGTCCTGAAGCGGGTCGTGCCGCAGGCGCGGGGCGAGATCCTGGTTTTCTCGGACGCGAACACGATCCTCGATTCCGCGGCCATCCGGAAGCTGGTCCGGCACTTCGACGATCCCTCCGTGGGCTGCGTGTGCGGGAGGCTCCGGCTCTTCAACCCGCGCAGCGAGACCTACGAGGAGAGCGCCTACTGGCGCTACGAGTCATTTCTCAAGCTCCGGGAGGGCAGGCGGGGCGCGGTAATGGGGGCCAACGGCGGGATCTACGCGCTCAGGCGCTCGCTCTTCCCCGACATGCCCGCGGACACGGTGGTCGAGGATTTCGTGGTCGCGTGCCGGACCCTCCTCCGGGGCTACGACGTGATCTACGACCCGGAGGCGCTGGCCTGGGAGGAGACCGCCGAGGACTACGCCCAGGAGCGGGCCCGCCGGGTGCGGATCGCCGCTGGCAACTTCCAGGCGCTGGGGCTCGTGGGCGGGCTCCTGCACCCGCGCGAGGGCTTCGCGGCCTTCGCCTTCTTCTCGCACAAGCTGCTGCGATGGCTCGCGCCGCTCTTCCTCGTCGGCCTCTTCGTCTCGAGCCTGCTCTCGTCCGGCCGCCCGTTCTACTCGCTGGCGCTGGGTGCCCAGCTCCTCTTCTACTGGCTCGCGCTCATCGGCTTCGTGGCTCGGCTCCATGGTCCAATCGGGCGCCTCGGATCCTTCGCGCGGTATTTCGTGGAGATGAACGTGGGCATGGCCCAGGGTTTCTTTCGGTGGGCCAGCCGCAGCCAGAAGGTGACCTGGCAGCGGACCGCCCGCGTTTGA
- the serB gene encoding phosphoserine phosphatase SerB: MSARNRLLVTATGRNAADCIEALTGTLARLGAELLDLEQVSIRDRFVLELLVEADSTEPVLGELQAAARALGVELDAAPLPASGVGPRRRFVVTAVARALSAAHLHALTELLLRESCSIDRVVRLSEGPLAAAELHVSLPAGVDASALKRALLVLSSAHAFDLALQSESLFRRSKRLVVMDMDSTLIRIEVIDELARAHGVVDQVSKITERAMHGEMDYDESLRLRVGLLAGLPASVLDELAANLPLTEGAETLVRTVKALGYKVAVLSGGFSVAAGALKARLGLDHAWSNVLEIDDGRLTGNVVGPIVNAARKAELLEAIAKEEGIRLDQVIAVGDGANDLPMLQKAGLGIAFRAKPRVREGADVSISTSGLDAILYLLGLSARELAELEAP; encoded by the coding sequence ATGTCTGCACGGAATCGCCTGCTCGTCACCGCCACGGGCCGAAACGCCGCCGATTGCATCGAGGCCCTCACCGGGACCCTCGCGCGGTTGGGCGCCGAGTTGCTCGACCTGGAGCAGGTGTCGATCCGGGACCGCTTCGTCCTCGAGCTCCTGGTGGAGGCGGACTCCACCGAACCCGTGCTCGGCGAGCTGCAGGCCGCCGCCCGGGCCCTCGGCGTCGAGCTCGACGCGGCGCCCCTCCCGGCCTCCGGCGTCGGGCCCCGGCGTCGTTTCGTGGTCACAGCGGTCGCGCGGGCGCTCTCCGCGGCCCATCTCCACGCTCTCACGGAGCTGCTCCTACGGGAGAGCTGTTCCATCGACCGCGTGGTTCGGCTCTCCGAGGGCCCACTCGCCGCGGCCGAGCTCCACGTGTCCCTTCCGGCGGGCGTCGACGCTTCGGCGCTGAAGCGCGCGCTCCTCGTCCTCTCGTCCGCCCACGCCTTCGACCTCGCGCTCCAGTCCGAGAGCCTGTTCCGCCGGAGCAAGCGGCTCGTGGTGATGGACATGGACTCGACGTTGATCCGCATCGAGGTCATCGACGAGCTCGCCCGCGCCCACGGCGTCGTCGACCAGGTCTCGAAGATCACCGAGAGGGCCATGCACGGCGAGATGGACTACGACGAGTCCCTGCGCCTCCGGGTCGGGCTCCTCGCTGGCCTCCCGGCCTCCGTCCTCGACGAGCTGGCCGCGAACCTCCCCCTGACGGAAGGGGCCGAGACCCTCGTACGAACGGTGAAGGCCCTGGGCTACAAGGTCGCCGTGCTCAGCGGCGGCTTCTCCGTGGCCGCGGGCGCGCTCAAGGCCCGGCTCGGCCTCGACCACGCCTGGTCGAACGTCCTCGAGATCGACGACGGCCGCCTCACCGGCAACGTCGTCGGTCCCATCGTCAACGCCGCCCGCAAGGCGGAGCTCCTCGAGGCCATCGCCAAGGAGGAGGGCATCCGCCTCGACCAGGTGATTGCGGTGGGCGACGGCGCGAACGACCTCCCGATGCTGCAGAAGGCCGGCCTGGGGATCGCGTTCCGCGCCAAGCCCAGGGTTCGCGAGGGCGCGGACGTCTCGATCTCTACCAGCGGCCTCGACGCGATCCTCTACCTCCTGGGCCTGAGCGCCCGTGAGCTCGCCGAGCTCGAAGCTCCCTGA
- the hutH gene encoding histidine ammonia-lyase: MDLVLLDGDTLELAQLERIANGHCRVGLAPSSMDRLRKARALVDEIAAGDKAAYGINTGFGTLAEVRIAKGDLKQLQRNLILSHAAGVGEPLPPMETRALMTLRANVLAKGHSGVRPSTVETLLELINRNVLPVVPSRGSVGASGDLAPLAHLALTLIGEGEALFEGQRMPSRMALEKAGLAPVVLEAKEGLALINGTQAIGSVGGPAVQRAGRLLEIADIAGAMTVEALMGSHKPFIPQIHEVRPQPGQIACAANLRRLLADSEIVEAHKNCAKVQDPYSLRCMPQVHGAARDGVRFAREALAIEINCGTDNPLVFADEGLIVSGGNFHGQPVSQALDVLAIAVTQLAAISERRVEQLVNPALSGLPPFLTENSGLNSGFMIAQVTAAALVAESRVLCHPACVDSIPSSAGREDHVSMGMGAALKARQVVEHVRSVLAIELLASAQALDMRKGLRPGVGVAAAHEVIRSEIPHMDNDRELHLDIAAVSRMIDDGRILAAVEAATA, translated from the coding sequence ATGGACCTCGTACTCCTGGACGGCGATACCCTGGAACTCGCCCAGCTCGAGCGCATCGCGAACGGACACTGCCGCGTCGGCCTCGCCCCCTCCTCGATGGATCGCCTGCGCAAGGCCCGGGCCCTCGTCGATGAGATCGCCGCCGGCGACAAGGCCGCCTACGGCATCAACACCGGCTTCGGCACCCTCGCCGAGGTCCGGATCGCCAAGGGCGACCTCAAGCAGCTCCAGCGCAACCTGATCCTCAGCCACGCCGCCGGCGTGGGCGAGCCCCTGCCGCCCATGGAGACCCGCGCGCTGATGACGCTGCGCGCGAACGTCCTCGCCAAGGGCCACTCGGGCGTGCGCCCGTCGACGGTCGAGACGCTCCTCGAGCTGATCAACCGCAACGTCCTGCCGGTCGTCCCGTCCCGCGGCTCGGTAGGGGCCTCCGGCGACCTCGCCCCCCTCGCCCACCTCGCGCTCACGCTGATCGGCGAGGGCGAGGCGCTCTTCGAGGGCCAGCGGATGCCCTCCCGCATGGCGCTGGAGAAGGCCGGCCTCGCTCCCGTGGTCCTCGAGGCCAAGGAAGGCCTCGCGCTCATCAACGGCACCCAGGCGATCGGCTCCGTGGGTGGGCCGGCGGTGCAGCGTGCCGGCCGCCTCCTCGAGATCGCGGACATCGCCGGCGCCATGACCGTCGAGGCGCTGATGGGCTCCCACAAGCCCTTCATCCCGCAGATCCACGAGGTGCGCCCGCAGCCGGGCCAGATCGCCTGTGCGGCGAACCTGCGGCGGCTCCTCGCGGACAGCGAGATCGTTGAGGCCCACAAGAATTGCGCCAAGGTGCAGGACCCCTACTCCCTGCGCTGCATGCCCCAGGTCCACGGCGCCGCCCGCGACGGCGTGCGCTTCGCCCGCGAGGCCTTGGCGATCGAGATCAACTGCGGCACCGACAACCCGCTGGTCTTCGCCGACGAGGGCCTGATCGTCTCGGGCGGCAACTTCCACGGCCAGCCCGTCTCCCAGGCCCTGGACGTCCTCGCCATCGCGGTGACGCAGCTCGCCGCCATCTCCGAGCGCCGCGTGGAGCAGCTCGTGAACCCGGCGCTCTCCGGACTGCCGCCCTTCCTCACCGAGAACTCGGGCCTCAATTCGGGCTTCATGATCGCGCAGGTGACCGCCGCCGCCCTCGTCGCCGAGAGCCGCGTGCTCTGCCACCCGGCCTGCGTCGACTCGATCCCCTCCTCCGCCGGCCGCGAGGATCACGTGTCCATGGGCATGGGCGCGGCGCTCAAGGCGCGGCAGGTGGTCGAGCACGTCCGCTCGGTGCTCGCCATCGAGCTCCTCGCCTCGGCCCAGGCCCTCGACATGCGCAAGGGCCTCCGCCCTGGTGTCGGCGTCGCGGCGGCCCACGAGGTGATCCGCTCCGAGATCCCGCACATGGACAACGACCGCGAGCTCCACCTCGACATCGCCGCCGTGAGCCGCATGATCGACGACGGGCGGATCCTCGCTGCGGTGGAGGCCGCTACCGCCTGA
- a CDS encoding ATP-dependent helicase — MATRRYQLQTTAPAPTWRIDYAGQLNAEQLAVVEAPRIPLLVIAGAGSGKTRTLIFRLARMLESGIPPEQILLLTFTNRAAQEMLKRAASLVANLPGVDVRRITGGTFHHVGYGILREHGSLLGFDERFGVLDREDQTDLFASCIAELGYAVGQRRFPKADVVAQLHSTAINTQRSLPDVILARRPQFASLTRELVDAAARYIERKHEMNLVDFDDLLLHWRLLLVREPRVRSLLQERYRCILVDEYQDTNRLQGELVDMMAAGHRNLTVVGDDAQSIYSFRGADFSNILEFPARYEECQVHKLTVNYRSSPEILSLANASIACNIRQYPKELVARRQSGGILPAIVPARDAVQQAAFIAQRVLELRDEGIPLKEMAVLYRAHAQSMEIQFELSRRGIPFVIRRGVRFFAQAHIKDVLSFLRFATNPSDELSFKRLVKLFPGIGSGTADGLWRALRREIEGGRLSIADAVMEPSLLEPVPKRSRAGWMGCRELLRELASPLLINAPSQAIDAVLAGGYQAFLESQFVNGDSRIDDLRQLADYALQHPDVGTFLAEVSLLTELSSEEVVEGAEPDEFLTLSTIHQAKGLEWRGVFVAWLADGSFPSAPALRDRAGEEEERRCFYVAVTRAKDELYLTYPMLSAPRDGERVLMKPSRFLDELPAAGGHELYEKWSLDEVPLAPALPAPPSRAELAAHGRRLLGDGADEGAADLRLGDAGFEPAAPAGLPTGAAVGEGAVSDDEEDWDPSADA, encoded by the coding sequence ATGGCCACCCGCCGTTACCAGCTCCAGACTACCGCGCCGGCGCCCACCTGGCGGATCGACTACGCCGGACAGCTCAACGCCGAGCAGCTCGCCGTGGTCGAGGCCCCACGGATCCCGCTCCTCGTGATCGCGGGCGCGGGCTCGGGCAAGACGCGGACGCTGATCTTCCGCCTGGCCCGGATGCTCGAGAGCGGCATCCCGCCCGAGCAGATCCTCCTCCTCACCTTCACCAACCGCGCCGCCCAGGAGATGCTCAAGCGGGCCGCGAGCCTGGTGGCCAACCTGCCCGGCGTGGACGTGCGCCGGATCACCGGCGGCACCTTCCACCACGTGGGCTACGGGATCCTGCGCGAGCACGGCTCCTTGCTCGGCTTCGACGAGCGCTTCGGCGTCCTCGACCGCGAGGACCAGACCGACCTCTTCGCCTCCTGCATCGCGGAGCTCGGCTACGCGGTGGGGCAGCGGCGCTTCCCCAAGGCGGACGTGGTGGCGCAGCTCCACTCGACCGCGATCAACACCCAGCGGAGCCTGCCGGACGTGATCCTCGCGCGGCGTCCCCAGTTCGCGAGCCTCACTCGGGAGCTGGTCGACGCCGCCGCGCGCTACATCGAGCGCAAACACGAGATGAACCTCGTGGACTTCGACGACCTGCTCCTCCACTGGCGGCTGCTCCTCGTCCGGGAGCCGAGGGTTCGGTCCCTGCTCCAGGAGCGCTACCGCTGCATCCTCGTCGACGAGTATCAGGACACCAACCGGCTCCAGGGCGAGCTCGTCGACATGATGGCAGCGGGCCACCGCAACCTCACCGTGGTGGGCGACGACGCGCAGTCGATCTACTCCTTCCGCGGCGCCGACTTCTCGAACATCCTCGAGTTCCCCGCTCGGTATGAAGAGTGTCAGGTTCACAAGCTCACGGTGAACTACCGCTCGAGCCCCGAGATCCTGAGCCTCGCCAACGCCTCGATCGCCTGCAACATCCGGCAGTATCCCAAGGAGCTCGTCGCCCGGCGGCAGTCAGGCGGAATCCTCCCCGCGATCGTCCCGGCGCGGGACGCGGTCCAGCAGGCCGCCTTCATCGCCCAGCGGGTGCTCGAGCTGCGCGACGAGGGGATCCCGCTCAAGGAGATGGCGGTCCTCTACCGGGCCCACGCCCAGTCGATGGAGATCCAGTTCGAGCTCTCGCGGCGGGGGATCCCCTTCGTCATCCGCCGGGGCGTCCGCTTCTTCGCCCAGGCCCACATCAAGGACGTCCTCTCCTTCCTCCGCTTCGCGACCAACCCCTCCGACGAGCTCAGCTTCAAGCGGCTGGTGAAGCTCTTTCCCGGAATCGGCTCCGGCACCGCCGACGGTCTCTGGCGCGCCCTCCGCCGGGAGATCGAGGGAGGGAGGCTCTCGATCGCCGATGCGGTGATGGAGCCGTCCCTCCTCGAGCCCGTGCCCAAGCGGAGCAGGGCGGGGTGGATGGGCTGCCGCGAGCTCCTGCGGGAGCTGGCTTCGCCCTTGCTCATCAACGCTCCTTCGCAGGCCATCGACGCCGTCCTCGCCGGCGGCTACCAGGCCTTCCTCGAGTCGCAGTTCGTCAACGGCGACTCCCGCATCGACGACCTGCGCCAGCTCGCCGACTACGCCCTGCAGCACCCCGACGTGGGCACCTTCCTGGCCGAGGTCTCGCTCCTCACCGAGCTCTCCTCCGAGGAGGTGGTCGAGGGCGCCGAGCCCGACGAGTTCCTCACCCTCTCCACCATCCATCAGGCCAAGGGTCTGGAGTGGCGGGGCGTCTTCGTGGCCTGGCTCGCCGACGGAAGCTTCCCCTCCGCGCCGGCGCTCCGGGATCGGGCCGGCGAGGAGGAGGAGCGGCGCTGCTTCTACGTCGCCGTCACCCGCGCCAAGGACGAGCTCTATCTCACCTACCCGATGCTCTCCGCTCCCCGGGACGGCGAGCGGGTGCTGATGAAGCCCTCCCGCTTCCTGGACGAGCTCCCCGCCGCCGGCGGCCACGAGCTCTACGAGAAGTGGTCCCTCGACGAGGTCCCCCTCGCGCCGGCACTCCCGGCGCCTCCCTCCCGAGCCGAGCTCGCCGCCCACGGCCGGCGGCTCCTGGGCGACGGAGCGGACGAAGGAGCCGCGGACCTCCGGCTGGGCGACGCTGGTT
- a CDS encoding ComEA family DNA-binding protein — MDFRGCVAAIGLLAGIVALALWPRGSVRPIPSRCADSGRLERMDPERLRGAVPVLDCPDTPCDACRAPGGEGALLLGLAVDVDRAEEEELRALPGIGRGLAGRIVAERDRRGPFGSLDGLARVKGLGPARIGVLRGWAVANGGIEGAREGLDTPLPHGGSHRSREASKRAVP, encoded by the coding sequence ATGGATTTTCGCGGATGCGTCGCCGCCATCGGGCTCCTGGCCGGGATCGTCGCGCTGGCCCTCTGGCCGCGCGGTAGCGTCCGACCGATTCCTTCCCGGTGTGCGGACTCCGGCAGGCTGGAGCGGATGGATCCCGAGCGGCTCCGCGGCGCCGTTCCGGTGTTGGATTGCCCCGACACTCCATGTGACGCCTGCAGGGCCCCGGGCGGGGAGGGCGCGCTCCTCTTGGGGCTGGCGGTCGACGTCGATCGAGCCGAGGAAGAAGAGCTCCGGGCGCTCCCCGGGATCGGACGAGGGCTCGCCGGCCGGATCGTCGCCGAGCGGGATCGGCGCGGGCCGTTCGGGAGCCTCGACGGGCTCGCTCGGGTGAAGGGATTGGGACCTGCCCGAATCGGGGTTCTTCGGGGCTGGGCGGTCGCGAACGGCGGAATCGAGGGCGCACGGGAAGGGCTGGATACGCCGCTACCTCATGGCGGAAGCCACCGGTCCCGCGAGGCGTCCAAGCGAGCCGTGCCGTGA